CCTCAGTGAGCAGACCTACTATCGGTGGCGCGCCAAGTATGGCGGGGTAGGGGTCAGCGAAGCCCGCCGGCTCAAACAGCTGGAGGACGAGAATCGACGCCTCCGGCACGCCGTCGCCGAGCTGACGCTCGATAATCAGGCGCTGCGCGGGGTGATCCTAAAAAAGCTCTAACGCCCG
The nucleotide sequence above comes from bacterium. Encoded proteins:
- a CDS encoding transposase, whose amino-acid sequence is MRSSRFTTEQMVQILKEADAGTAVRELCRRHGLSEQTYYRWRAKYGGVGVSEARRLKQLEDENRRLRHAVAELTLDNQALRGVILKKL